One Drosophila willistoni isolate 14030-0811.24 chromosome 2R unlocalized genomic scaffold, UCI_dwil_1.1 Seg167, whole genome shotgun sequence DNA segment encodes these proteins:
- the LOC6642328 gene encoding carboxylesterase 5A, producing MCTATKRNNWFQWMIVLWLLLAVTLKPSYSQPEVEDDKSEHRRVKRIVGGRTAKAPPVDDPVVFARLFNRDARVEGFRNSRTGVYSFLGIHYAEAPVGDLRYARPVYRRLAGDMNATRYGPPCIQPHPQQPQRIIGSEDCLLLNVYTPQMPDESTGLPVFVWIHPGGYRYGSAAQYDATPMAQNGAIVVAPQYRLGSLGIMGDGTKEFDGNLAMFDLAAALRWVTDYISYFGGNPKNVQAIGHGSGAASAMYLSMSKTARSAGNVHGVVAMSGTALSQYATDKEPVQSVQEVAKINGCPAGNELEIVNCMREKSAEEIIKNDDKVQTERLFGRALIKGLTGNVGFQPHIEGEDDGRALPSLLVGDPEQQLRSGNYSGIPLLTGVTKHETANSVTVETLDKVFGSAEKFLGSLNDALHKLTGFLRIDQVTGEILKPELPGLTSLLTPTLQDVWKVPQTLNVDQVLSKVVESTTDVLFNLPAVLTTQVWSQLAPAFMYSFEYNGTKSKGINFLRGLPIVSQTAQDKPETVGHGDELGYMFDANDIFGTPLEDTRLTSSEDLKVRQNLINMLVQFAKQGEKDSKSTGVSKLFQSVTGKATPFIKIDTKLETSNDFRFCELSVLGASLSPLSSTSCEAFGNLLGQLGGGLGKTLGGVGNTLGLGGLGGGGGNGGGGKRRAGGTLGLGIL from the exons ATGTGCACAGCGACGAAGCGGAACAATTGGTTTCAATGGATGATTGTGCTATGGTTGCTACTGGCGGTGACCTTGAAGCCGAGTTACTCCCAGCCAGAGGTGGAGGACGATAAGTCGGAACATCGTCGAGTCAAGCGTATAGTGGGTGGCAGAACTGCTAAGGCACCGCCAGTCGATGATCCCGTGGTATTTGCACGTCTCTTTAATCGCGATGCCCGTGTCGAAGGTTTTCGTAATAGCCGGACGGGAGTTTACAGTTTCTTAGGTATACATTATGCAGAGGCTCCAGTGGGGGATTTGCGTTATGCCCGTCCAGTCTATCGACGTCTTGCCGGTGACATGAATGCCACTAGGTATGGACCGCCATGTATTCAGCCCCACCCGCAGCAACCTCAACGCATTATTGGCAGTGAAGATTGTCTTCTCCTTAATGTGTATACGCCGCAAATGCCGGATGAATCAACGGGCTTGCCTGTGTTTGTTTGGATACATCCGGGTGGTTATCGTTATGGTTCTGCTGCTCAATACGATGCCACTCCAATGGCTCAGAACGGGGCCATTGTGGTGGCTCCTCAATATCGTTTGGGATCTCTGGGCATAATGGGAGATGGCACCAAGGAATTCGATGGCAATCTGGCCATGTTTGACTTGGCAGCAGCTCTGCGCTGGGTCACCGACTATATATCCTATTTCGGTGGTAATCCCAAGAACGTTCAGGCCATTGGTCACGGCTCAGGAGCGGCCAGTGCCATGTATTTATCCATGTCGAAGACAGCAAGAAGTGCTGGGAATGTACACGGCGTGGTGGCCATGTCGGGAACAGCTTTATCTCAATACGCCACGGATAAGGAGCCCGTGCAAAGTGTTCAGGAAGTGGCCAAGATCAATGGTTGTCCAGCTGGCAATGAACTGGAAATTGTCAACTGCATGAGAGag AAATCCGCTGAAGAGATTATCAAGAATGATGATAAAGTGCAAACGGAACGTTTGTTCGGACGTGCCCTAATCAAGGGTCTTACGGGCAATGTGGGTTTCCAGCCGCATATCGAGGGAGAAGATGATGGACGTGCTTTACCCAGCTTGTTGGTGGGCGATCCCGAACAGCAGCTTCGAAGTGGCAATTACTCTGGCATCCCATTGCTAACAGGAGTAACCAAACATGAGACTGCCAATTCGGTGACTGTGGAAACTCTTGACAAAGTTTTTGGTTCAGCTGAAAAGTTTTTGGGTTCCCTCAATGATGCCCTGCACAAGTTGACAGGTTTTCTGCGCATAGATCAAGTGACTGGCGAAATATTGAAACCTGAGTTGCCTGGCCTAACAAGCCTATTGACCCCAACGCTGCAGGATGTGTGGAAAGTGCCACAAACCTTGAATGTCGATCAAGTGTTGTCCAAAGTTGTGGAGTCGACCACAGATGTGCTCTTCAATCTGCCAGCTGTTCTAACCACTCAAGTCTGGTCGCAGTTGGCTCCAGCATTTATGTATAGTTTTGAGTACAATGGCACCAAGTCCAAGGGAATAAATTTCTTACGTGGTCTACCCATAGTCTCACAAACGGCTCAAGATAAACCCGAGACTGTCGGTCATGGCGATGAATTGGGCTATATGTTTGATGCAAATGATATTTTTGGTACTCCTTTGGAAGATACACGTCTCACCAGCTCTGAAGATTTAAAAGTGCGGCAAAATCTTATCAATATGTTGGTACAATTCGCCAAGCAGGGAGAAAAGGATAGCAAATCGACAGGCGTTTCAAAACTTTTCCAGAGTGTCACGGGGAAGGCCACACCTTTTATTAAAATCGACACCAAACTGGAAACTTCCAATGATTTTCGTTTCTGCGAACTATCTGTGTTGGGTGCTTCACTTTCACCTCTAAGTTCGACAAGTTGCGAGGCCTTTGGCAATCTTCTGGGTCAATTGGGTGGAGGACTTGGCAAGACACTTGGCGGAGTTGGCAATACACTTGGATTGGGTGGCCTTGGAGGTGGCGGTGGCAACGGCGGAGGCGGCAAGAGACGTGCCGGTGGCACACTTGGCCTGGGTATTCTCTAA